A window of the Odocoileus virginianus isolate 20LAN1187 ecotype Illinois chromosome 20, Ovbor_1.2, whole genome shotgun sequence genome harbors these coding sequences:
- the ZNF792 gene encoding zinc finger protein 792 isoform X1, with protein sequence MAAAALMDMAQGCVTFEDVTIYFSQEEWGLLDKAQRLLYCDVMLENFALIASLGLTSFRSHIVAQLEMGAEPWVPDQVDMTSSMARGVYRGPDSDFYCGTEGEKSPAELSVSVEVSQSMNPKAVPSTQKGYPCNLCGLHLKNILHLAEHQATRSKQKPHMHEAHRKEFKFNAHFHQSQMQQNMYKSIGRNEGRALLVKSCGYDTSKKSFAFREDGKAFVARCGFLQHQVTTSVGEPEKGSESVVDFSTVQLHKKYSEFENALSDKLSLVQQRTHTGERPYECNKCGIFFSYAAGLFQHQRDHNRGKPYECGECGKFFSQHSSLIKHQRVHTGESPHVCSECGKFFSRSSNLIQHKRVHTGEKPYECSECGKFFSQRSNLIHHKRVHTGKSAHECSECGKSFNCNSSLIKHWRVHTGEKPYKCNECGKFFSHFDGLVQHHIVHTGERPYGCSVCGKAFSRSSDLMKHQRVHTGERPYECSECGKLFSQSSSLNSHRRLHTGERPYQCPECGKFFSQRSSFNNHRRLHTGERPYECLECGKTFRQSSNLRQHQKVHKPDKPYKCNECEKAFSQKSTLIRHQKIHTREKSTEGVLPPSSAQQHLLEMNSESSLYEVAVSQKLSIVHLNVYAGEIPNGC encoded by the exons atggcggcggcggcgctgATGGACATGGCGCAG ggctgtgtgacctttgagGACGTGACCATTTACTTCTCCCAGGAGGAGTGGGGACTCCTTGATAAGGCTCAGAGACTCCTGTACTGtgatgtgatgctggagaactttGCACTGATTGCCTCACTTG GACTTACATCTTTCAGGTCTCACATAGTTGCCCAGCTGGAGATGGGGGCAGAGCCCTGGGTGCCTGACCAAGTGGACATGACTTCATCCATGGCAAGAGGGGTGTATAGAGGGCCTGACTCAG ATTTTTACTGTGGAACAGAGGGTGAGAAATCACCTGCTGAACTCAGTGTTTCTGTAGAAGTGTCACAGAGCATGAATCCCAAGGCAGTTCCATCCACCCAGAAGGGCTACCCCTGTAACCTGTGTGGCCTACACTTGAAAAACATTCTGCATCTGGCTGAACATCAGGCAACACGTTCCAAGCAGAAACCACACATGCATGAGGCACATAGGAAAGAGTTCAAGTTCAACGCCCACTTTCACCAGTCACAGATGCAGCAGAATATGTACAAGTCTATTGGAAGGAATGAAGGCAGGGCCTTGCTTGTGAAGAGCTGCGGATATGACACATCAAAGAAATCTTTTGCATTCAGGGAGGATGGGAAGGCCTTTGTGGCCAGATGTggttttctccagcatcaggtCACTACCAGTGTGGGGGAGCCAGAGAAGGGCTCTGAAAGTGTGGTGGATTTTTCCACTGTACAACTCCATAAGAAGTACAGTGAATTTGAGAATGCTCTCAGTGACAAACTTTCACTTGTTCAGCAGAGAACccacactggagaaaggccttatgagtgcaACAAATGTGGGATATTCTTCAGCTATGCTGCTGGCCTCTTTCAACACCAGAGAGATCATAATCGAGGAAAGCCTTATGAGTGTGGTgaatgtgggaaattcttcagcCAGCACTCCAGTCTCATCAAAcatcagagagttcacactggTGAAAGCCCTCACGTGTGCAGCGAGTGTGGCAAATTCTTTAGTCGAAGTTCTAATCTTATTCAACATAAGAGggttcacactggagaaaagccttatgagtgcagtgagTGTGGGAAGTTCTTCAGCCAACGCTCCAACCTCATTCATCATAAGAGGGTTCATACTGGTAAAAGTGCTCATGAATGCAGTGAGTGTGGGAAATCCTTCAACTGCAACTCCAGCCTAATTAAACACTggagagttcacactggagaaaaaccTTACAAATGCAATGAATGTGGGAAATTCTTTAGCCACTTTGATGGACTTGTTCAACATCACATAGTTCATACAGGTGAACGACCGTATGGATGCAGCgtatgtgggaaagccttcagccGAAGCTCTGACCTCATGAAACATCAGCGAGTCCACACTGGTgaaaggccttatgagtgcagtgaatgtgggaaattgTTTAGCCAAAGCTCCAGCCTCAATAGCCATCGGAGACTTCACACGGGTGAAAGGCCTTATCAGTGCCCTGAATGTGGGAAATTCTTTAGCCAACGCTCCAGCTTTAATAACCATCGAAGACTTCACACTGGTGAGCGGCCTTATGAGTGCCTTGAATGTGGGAAAACCTTCAGACAAAGTTCTAATCTGAGGCAGCATCAGAAAGTTCACAAACCAGATAAGCCATATAAGTGCAATGAATGTGAAAAAGCCTTCAGCCAAAAGTCTACTCTCATCCGACATCAGAAAATTCACACTAGAGAAAAGAGTACAGAGGGTGTTCTCCCTCCTTCTTCAGCACAACAGCACCTCCTAGAGATGAACTCTGAGAGTAGTCTTTATGAAGTAGCTGTCAGTCAGAAGTTGAGCATTGTTCATCTAAATGTCTATGCTGGAGAGATTCCCAATGGATGCTAA
- the ZNF792 gene encoding zinc finger protein 792 isoform X2, which translates to MLENFALIASLGLTSFRSHIVAQLEMGAEPWVPDQVDMTSSMARGVYRGPDSDFYCGTEGEKSPAELSVSVEVSQSMNPKAVPSTQKGYPCNLCGLHLKNILHLAEHQATRSKQKPHMHEAHRKEFKFNAHFHQSQMQQNMYKSIGRNEGRALLVKSCGYDTSKKSFAFREDGKAFVARCGFLQHQVTTSVGEPEKGSESVVDFSTVQLHKKYSEFENALSDKLSLVQQRTHTGERPYECNKCGIFFSYAAGLFQHQRDHNRGKPYECGECGKFFSQHSSLIKHQRVHTGESPHVCSECGKFFSRSSNLIQHKRVHTGEKPYECSECGKFFSQRSNLIHHKRVHTGKSAHECSECGKSFNCNSSLIKHWRVHTGEKPYKCNECGKFFSHFDGLVQHHIVHTGERPYGCSVCGKAFSRSSDLMKHQRVHTGERPYECSECGKLFSQSSSLNSHRRLHTGERPYQCPECGKFFSQRSSFNNHRRLHTGERPYECLECGKTFRQSSNLRQHQKVHKPDKPYKCNECEKAFSQKSTLIRHQKIHTREKSTEGVLPPSSAQQHLLEMNSESSLYEVAVSQKLSIVHLNVYAGEIPNGC; encoded by the exons atgctggagaactttGCACTGATTGCCTCACTTG GACTTACATCTTTCAGGTCTCACATAGTTGCCCAGCTGGAGATGGGGGCAGAGCCCTGGGTGCCTGACCAAGTGGACATGACTTCATCCATGGCAAGAGGGGTGTATAGAGGGCCTGACTCAG ATTTTTACTGTGGAACAGAGGGTGAGAAATCACCTGCTGAACTCAGTGTTTCTGTAGAAGTGTCACAGAGCATGAATCCCAAGGCAGTTCCATCCACCCAGAAGGGCTACCCCTGTAACCTGTGTGGCCTACACTTGAAAAACATTCTGCATCTGGCTGAACATCAGGCAACACGTTCCAAGCAGAAACCACACATGCATGAGGCACATAGGAAAGAGTTCAAGTTCAACGCCCACTTTCACCAGTCACAGATGCAGCAGAATATGTACAAGTCTATTGGAAGGAATGAAGGCAGGGCCTTGCTTGTGAAGAGCTGCGGATATGACACATCAAAGAAATCTTTTGCATTCAGGGAGGATGGGAAGGCCTTTGTGGCCAGATGTggttttctccagcatcaggtCACTACCAGTGTGGGGGAGCCAGAGAAGGGCTCTGAAAGTGTGGTGGATTTTTCCACTGTACAACTCCATAAGAAGTACAGTGAATTTGAGAATGCTCTCAGTGACAAACTTTCACTTGTTCAGCAGAGAACccacactggagaaaggccttatgagtgcaACAAATGTGGGATATTCTTCAGCTATGCTGCTGGCCTCTTTCAACACCAGAGAGATCATAATCGAGGAAAGCCTTATGAGTGTGGTgaatgtgggaaattcttcagcCAGCACTCCAGTCTCATCAAAcatcagagagttcacactggTGAAAGCCCTCACGTGTGCAGCGAGTGTGGCAAATTCTTTAGTCGAAGTTCTAATCTTATTCAACATAAGAGggttcacactggagaaaagccttatgagtgcagtgagTGTGGGAAGTTCTTCAGCCAACGCTCCAACCTCATTCATCATAAGAGGGTTCATACTGGTAAAAGTGCTCATGAATGCAGTGAGTGTGGGAAATCCTTCAACTGCAACTCCAGCCTAATTAAACACTggagagttcacactggagaaaaaccTTACAAATGCAATGAATGTGGGAAATTCTTTAGCCACTTTGATGGACTTGTTCAACATCACATAGTTCATACAGGTGAACGACCGTATGGATGCAGCgtatgtgggaaagccttcagccGAAGCTCTGACCTCATGAAACATCAGCGAGTCCACACTGGTgaaaggccttatgagtgcagtgaatgtgggaaattgTTTAGCCAAAGCTCCAGCCTCAATAGCCATCGGAGACTTCACACGGGTGAAAGGCCTTATCAGTGCCCTGAATGTGGGAAATTCTTTAGCCAACGCTCCAGCTTTAATAACCATCGAAGACTTCACACTGGTGAGCGGCCTTATGAGTGCCTTGAATGTGGGAAAACCTTCAGACAAAGTTCTAATCTGAGGCAGCATCAGAAAGTTCACAAACCAGATAAGCCATATAAGTGCAATGAATGTGAAAAAGCCTTCAGCCAAAAGTCTACTCTCATCCGACATCAGAAAATTCACACTAGAGAAAAGAGTACAGAGGGTGTTCTCCCTCCTTCTTCAGCACAACAGCACCTCCTAGAGATGAACTCTGAGAGTAGTCTTTATGAAGTAGCTGTCAGTCAGAAGTTGAGCATTGTTCATCTAAATGTCTATGCTGGAGAGATTCCCAATGGATGCTAA
- the ZNF792 gene encoding zinc finger protein 792 isoform X3 has protein sequence MGAEPWVPDQVDMTSSMARGVYRGPDSDFYCGTEGEKSPAELSVSVEVSQSMNPKAVPSTQKGYPCNLCGLHLKNILHLAEHQATRSKQKPHMHEAHRKEFKFNAHFHQSQMQQNMYKSIGRNEGRALLVKSCGYDTSKKSFAFREDGKAFVARCGFLQHQVTTSVGEPEKGSESVVDFSTVQLHKKYSEFENALSDKLSLVQQRTHTGERPYECNKCGIFFSYAAGLFQHQRDHNRGKPYECGECGKFFSQHSSLIKHQRVHTGESPHVCSECGKFFSRSSNLIQHKRVHTGEKPYECSECGKFFSQRSNLIHHKRVHTGKSAHECSECGKSFNCNSSLIKHWRVHTGEKPYKCNECGKFFSHFDGLVQHHIVHTGERPYGCSVCGKAFSRSSDLMKHQRVHTGERPYECSECGKLFSQSSSLNSHRRLHTGERPYQCPECGKFFSQRSSFNNHRRLHTGERPYECLECGKTFRQSSNLRQHQKVHKPDKPYKCNECEKAFSQKSTLIRHQKIHTREKSTEGVLPPSSAQQHLLEMNSESSLYEVAVSQKLSIVHLNVYAGEIPNGC, from the exons ATGGGGGCAGAGCCCTGGGTGCCTGACCAAGTGGACATGACTTCATCCATGGCAAGAGGGGTGTATAGAGGGCCTGACTCAG ATTTTTACTGTGGAACAGAGGGTGAGAAATCACCTGCTGAACTCAGTGTTTCTGTAGAAGTGTCACAGAGCATGAATCCCAAGGCAGTTCCATCCACCCAGAAGGGCTACCCCTGTAACCTGTGTGGCCTACACTTGAAAAACATTCTGCATCTGGCTGAACATCAGGCAACACGTTCCAAGCAGAAACCACACATGCATGAGGCACATAGGAAAGAGTTCAAGTTCAACGCCCACTTTCACCAGTCACAGATGCAGCAGAATATGTACAAGTCTATTGGAAGGAATGAAGGCAGGGCCTTGCTTGTGAAGAGCTGCGGATATGACACATCAAAGAAATCTTTTGCATTCAGGGAGGATGGGAAGGCCTTTGTGGCCAGATGTggttttctccagcatcaggtCACTACCAGTGTGGGGGAGCCAGAGAAGGGCTCTGAAAGTGTGGTGGATTTTTCCACTGTACAACTCCATAAGAAGTACAGTGAATTTGAGAATGCTCTCAGTGACAAACTTTCACTTGTTCAGCAGAGAACccacactggagaaaggccttatgagtgcaACAAATGTGGGATATTCTTCAGCTATGCTGCTGGCCTCTTTCAACACCAGAGAGATCATAATCGAGGAAAGCCTTATGAGTGTGGTgaatgtgggaaattcttcagcCAGCACTCCAGTCTCATCAAAcatcagagagttcacactggTGAAAGCCCTCACGTGTGCAGCGAGTGTGGCAAATTCTTTAGTCGAAGTTCTAATCTTATTCAACATAAGAGggttcacactggagaaaagccttatgagtgcagtgagTGTGGGAAGTTCTTCAGCCAACGCTCCAACCTCATTCATCATAAGAGGGTTCATACTGGTAAAAGTGCTCATGAATGCAGTGAGTGTGGGAAATCCTTCAACTGCAACTCCAGCCTAATTAAACACTggagagttcacactggagaaaaaccTTACAAATGCAATGAATGTGGGAAATTCTTTAGCCACTTTGATGGACTTGTTCAACATCACATAGTTCATACAGGTGAACGACCGTATGGATGCAGCgtatgtgggaaagccttcagccGAAGCTCTGACCTCATGAAACATCAGCGAGTCCACACTGGTgaaaggccttatgagtgcagtgaatgtgggaaattgTTTAGCCAAAGCTCCAGCCTCAATAGCCATCGGAGACTTCACACGGGTGAAAGGCCTTATCAGTGCCCTGAATGTGGGAAATTCTTTAGCCAACGCTCCAGCTTTAATAACCATCGAAGACTTCACACTGGTGAGCGGCCTTATGAGTGCCTTGAATGTGGGAAAACCTTCAGACAAAGTTCTAATCTGAGGCAGCATCAGAAAGTTCACAAACCAGATAAGCCATATAAGTGCAATGAATGTGAAAAAGCCTTCAGCCAAAAGTCTACTCTCATCCGACATCAGAAAATTCACACTAGAGAAAAGAGTACAGAGGGTGTTCTCCCTCCTTCTTCAGCACAACAGCACCTCCTAGAGATGAACTCTGAGAGTAGTCTTTATGAAGTAGCTGTCAGTCAGAAGTTGAGCATTGTTCATCTAAATGTCTATGCTGGAGAGATTCCCAATGGATGCTAA